From Spirosoma aerolatum, one genomic window encodes:
- a CDS encoding RidA family protein, whose amino-acid sequence MKTERRSILKRLFASAAGAIGLGATTKAVAAEAAPEKEVFNVEHHQDVPLFSGSTKLGNLVFVAGKGYHKEGDIKVHTDEVLKELEKELIKAGSSMEKVLKVNVFLHDLNDYKAMNEVYKGRFGSKPPVRTTVAVYGGVPGDSLVEMDCIAYI is encoded by the coding sequence ATGAAAACCGAACGCCGTTCCATCTTAAAACGCCTTTTCGCATCAGCCGCCGGAGCGATTGGGCTGGGCGCTACTACGAAAGCCGTGGCCGCTGAAGCTGCACCTGAAAAAGAAGTGTTTAATGTAGAGCATCACCAGGATGTGCCTCTCTTTTCGGGGTCTACCAAGCTGGGTAATCTTGTATTTGTGGCCGGAAAGGGCTATCACAAAGAGGGTGATATTAAAGTACACACCGACGAAGTACTGAAAGAACTGGAAAAAGAGTTGATCAAGGCCGGGTCATCGATGGAAAAGGTATTGAAAGTCAATGTGTTCCTACATGATCTGAACGACTATAAAGCCATGAACGAAGTGTACAAAGGCCGTTTTGGTAGCAAACCTCCTGTTCGTACAACGGTAGCCGTGTATGGTGGTGTTCCCGGCGATTCACTGGTCGAAATGGACTGCATCGCCTATATCTAA
- a CDS encoding PAS domain S-box protein, producing the protein METDLALWFNTSSQGVAFVEPVQNAQGLLIDFRYKLVNKAFAHMVWQTQEALTGQMISINTLGEEFIRSLETSFQTGEPQHMGKRQEQAGESLWQDITLTPMGGQIIVTIQDVSEQKRYEHSLQRRLAMESIISTISSRFITLKTDQADRYISKALQEIGEYIDAERASVFMYSDDYQEGYCMHEWCTPGHSLRKAKIQNRPQECFDWMRPKLENGEFIRLQINELTPDQIQEKAFFDFISVYSMIAVPLIQKRKTQGFIGFYTISKPHSWDQNDISLLETFSTLIANVLLRLQQEAAIQRVNYRLEGLHAIDQALLNSRINDQPPLSIAMQYMYSMVPCNRISVFQINRETGLAEAQCRVIEGELETNPTLAVPARYFDERFLQNQIPTQLIYYPDVQTDTTGIPPDLLPSLNGFRSQVTIPLYSQKDCIGAFTLMSVTPHFFKEEYLQIAQEVGRLLAIGLRQQQLDKQLKGYTELLEWRVEERTQEIRRLSTLHQAILKHAGQAIVSTDMNGVIQTANQACEYLLGYRPDELIGRQTYLEPGTTEHPLPVVVYRSVTQDARPATRFAEILAAEGFFYCECVASAKSGRLVPILLAVSVLQDDSGAFIGYVGISTDISALKKAELKLQQTNQELNTFFEGSLDMHCIADSRGNIWAANQAFQATLGYSATELMRIPFLQLIHPDEQKFVYKNLLETILEQPIRNQINRMRRKDGSYRIIEWNAVGINQVVYGSARDITERQEAESQLRSLNQRLQLATQAAGQGLWEKDLITDSLFWDDQMWQIFGEEYRQPDWRFEKFLAIIHPDDVSTFQELTFSRAQNSKQSIVSRIIRPDGNVRYIEANGLVIQDEKGKPIRAIGVAWDVTKRKLAEAALLESEQRFRDIADNVDEVFWIHATDPFRLLYVNSAYERIWNRSCQSLYENPFSFLDTIYEEDRPAVAKAISLYEVGEEVSIQCRGVRPDSTLFWMSVRTFIIRDETGTVTRQIGIANDITSQKEKELVLQQSLRQEQELNQLKSQFVATASHEFRTPLATIQSSVDLIKLYLDLPIPNARASIEKHLSVIEKEIEQFSALLTDILTIGRIESKKVSFSPRSVDAVLLCEEIIATHFSHRNDNRAVDFSVVGVPHAVYVDDKLISHVIVNVLSNAFKFSKSNPTLRLIFDEQHLVFEVVDQGIGIPEKELSALFQAFFRASNTSGIPGTGLGLVIARQFIELHGGHFAIQSQEKQGTTCTISLPVNATESILIRS; encoded by the coding sequence ATGGAAACGGATCTGGCGCTTTGGTTTAATACTTCGTCGCAGGGAGTTGCTTTCGTAGAGCCGGTGCAGAATGCGCAGGGATTACTCATTGACTTTCGCTATAAGCTGGTTAATAAGGCGTTTGCCCACATGGTCTGGCAAACCCAGGAAGCGCTTACAGGCCAGATGATCAGTATAAATACGCTGGGAGAGGAGTTCATTCGATCGCTGGAAACTAGTTTCCAGACGGGTGAGCCACAGCATATGGGTAAGCGGCAGGAGCAAGCTGGTGAAAGCCTGTGGCAGGATATTACGTTAACTCCAATGGGTGGCCAGATCATAGTGACTATTCAGGATGTCAGTGAACAGAAACGATATGAACATAGTCTGCAGCGACGTTTGGCTATGGAGTCAATCATCTCGACCATTTCCAGCCGGTTCATTACCCTAAAAACCGATCAGGCTGATCGGTATATTAGTAAAGCCCTGCAAGAGATTGGCGAGTATATTGATGCTGAACGGGCATCGGTATTTATGTACTCCGACGATTATCAGGAAGGCTACTGCATGCACGAATGGTGTACACCTGGGCATTCGTTAAGGAAAGCTAAAATTCAGAACCGACCCCAGGAGTGCTTCGACTGGATGCGGCCAAAGCTGGAAAATGGCGAATTTATCCGCTTACAGATTAACGAACTTACGCCGGATCAGATTCAGGAAAAGGCCTTCTTTGATTTCATTTCGGTGTATTCAATGATTGCCGTTCCCTTGATTCAGAAGCGAAAAACGCAGGGGTTTATCGGGTTTTATACAATCAGTAAACCGCATAGCTGGGACCAAAACGATATATCGCTGTTAGAGACATTCAGTACGTTAATTGCTAATGTACTCCTGCGATTGCAACAGGAAGCAGCCATACAACGTGTAAACTATCGGCTGGAAGGCCTGCATGCTATTGATCAGGCCTTGCTCAATTCCCGAATAAATGATCAGCCACCGCTGTCCATTGCCATGCAATATATGTATTCCATGGTGCCCTGTAATCGGATTTCGGTATTTCAAATCAATAGGGAGACAGGGCTGGCGGAAGCTCAATGCCGGGTAATTGAGGGGGAATTGGAAACTAACCCCACCCTGGCGGTGCCAGCCCGTTACTTTGATGAGCGATTCCTGCAAAACCAGATACCCACTCAACTGATCTATTACCCGGATGTACAGACCGACACAACCGGTATACCTCCTGATTTATTACCTAGCCTGAACGGTTTTCGTTCACAGGTCACCATTCCATTATACAGCCAGAAAGACTGTATTGGGGCCTTTACGTTGATGTCGGTAACCCCTCATTTCTTTAAGGAGGAGTACCTTCAGATTGCGCAGGAAGTAGGACGCCTGTTAGCCATTGGCCTACGCCAGCAGCAACTGGATAAACAGCTAAAGGGCTATACAGAACTGCTTGAATGGCGGGTAGAAGAGCGAACTCAGGAAATCCGACGTTTGTCAACCCTCCATCAGGCTATATTAAAACATGCCGGGCAAGCGATCGTATCGACCGATATGAATGGGGTTATCCAGACTGCCAACCAGGCTTGTGAATATTTACTAGGCTATCGGCCTGATGAATTAATTGGTCGTCAGACTTACCTCGAACCCGGTACAACTGAACACCCCTTACCCGTCGTTGTCTATCGATCGGTTACTCAGGATGCCCGTCCGGCTACCCGGTTTGCGGAGATACTGGCTGCCGAAGGCTTTTTCTATTGTGAATGTGTCGCCAGTGCCAAATCTGGCCGTCTGGTACCTATTCTGTTAGCCGTTAGCGTTTTGCAGGACGATAGTGGGGCTTTCATTGGCTATGTGGGTATATCTACTGACATATCGGCCCTGAAAAAAGCCGAACTAAAGCTTCAGCAAACGAATCAGGAACTGAACACCTTTTTTGAAGGGTCGCTGGATATGCACTGTATTGCCGATAGCCGAGGGAATATATGGGCAGCTAATCAGGCCTTTCAGGCTACGCTGGGGTATTCGGCTACCGAACTCATGCGTATTCCTTTTTTGCAGCTCATTCATCCTGATGAGCAGAAATTTGTTTATAAAAATTTGTTAGAAACGATTCTGGAACAGCCGATTCGTAATCAGATCAATCGAATGCGACGAAAAGATGGCTCCTACCGGATCATTGAATGGAATGCGGTCGGAATCAATCAGGTAGTATACGGATCGGCTCGGGATATTACCGAGCGGCAGGAAGCCGAAAGTCAGCTACGTAGCCTGAATCAGCGGCTACAATTAGCCACTCAGGCGGCTGGACAGGGCCTATGGGAAAAAGATTTAATAACAGACTCTTTATTCTGGGATGATCAGATGTGGCAGATTTTCGGTGAGGAATATCGTCAGCCTGATTGGCGCTTCGAGAAGTTCCTGGCTATAATTCACCCCGATGATGTGTCTACCTTTCAGGAGCTTACGTTTTCCAGAGCGCAAAATAGCAAGCAATCCATCGTATCCAGGATTATCCGGCCCGATGGCAATGTGCGCTACATTGAAGCAAATGGTTTAGTAATCCAGGATGAAAAAGGAAAACCCATACGGGCGATTGGCGTTGCCTGGGATGTAACCAAACGAAAGCTGGCTGAAGCGGCTTTGTTGGAAAGTGAGCAACGTTTTCGAGATATTGCCGATAATGTAGATGAGGTCTTCTGGATTCATGCAACAGACCCATTTCGGTTGCTATATGTCAATTCGGCCTATGAACGCATCTGGAACCGGAGCTGTCAGAGCTTATACGAAAACCCCTTTTCGTTTCTCGATACCATTTACGAAGAGGATAGACCGGCTGTTGCGAAAGCGATTAGTCTGTATGAAGTAGGGGAGGAAGTTAGTATCCAGTGCCGGGGAGTCAGGCCGGATAGTACCTTATTTTGGATGTCGGTTCGTACATTTATTATTCGCGACGAGACAGGTACCGTCACACGGCAGATTGGCATTGCCAACGACATCACGAGCCAGAAGGAAAAAGAACTGGTTTTACAACAATCACTCCGGCAGGAACAGGAGCTGAACCAACTGAAGTCGCAGTTTGTAGCTACGGCCTCGCATGAGTTTCGAACCCCTTTGGCCACTATTCAGTCGAGTGTGGACTTAATCAAATTATACCTGGATCTGCCCATTCCCAATGCCAGGGCATCTATTGAAAAACACCTCTCCGTTATTGAAAAAGAGATCGAGCAATTCAGTGCATTGCTTACTGATATATTGACAATCGGCCGGATTGAGTCCAAAAAGGTGAGCTTTTCTCCCCGATCTGTCGATGCGGTGCTGCTATGTGAAGAAATAATTGCTACTCATTTTAGCCATCGGAACGATAACCGGGCTGTCGATTTCAGCGTAGTAGGCGTTCCGCATGCGGTGTATGTCGACGATAAACTGATTAGCCATGTCATCGTCAATGTATTGTCTAATGCCTTCAAATTTTCGAAAAGCAATCCTACGCTGCGCCTTATTTTCGACGAGCAACATCTTGTTTTCGAGGTAGTTGATCAAGGAATTGGGATTCCTGAAAAAGAACTATCTGCCTTGTTTCAAGCCTTCTTTCGGGCTAGCAACACAAGTGGCATTCCAGGTACAGGGTTGGGCCTGGTCATTGCCCGGCAGTTTATCGAACTGCATGGGGGGCATTTTGCTATTCAGAGCCAGGAAAAGCAGGGAACGACTTGTACGATTTCGCTACCCGTCAACGCGACCGAATCGATTTTGATCAGGTCTTAA
- a CDS encoding hybrid sensor histidine kinase/response regulator produces MATQILLIEDDVQMRENVEELLTLQGFQVETATNGREGITQAMLHAPDLILCDIMMPELSGYQVLEVIRTNRLIANVPFIFLTAKSDTSDMRRGMDLGADDYLTKPFTFQNLLRTIESRLKREDLRKAELKTQIDTFRHKLASVTAHEYNTALAGIISISSLVLDDYQQLSDEETVEMMGMVKVSGLRLKRSLDNIQLMDTLQQIDASRTNAYAYFSKGSCCITAKQVEGIVQAVLYRLDRTLSYQLSIQSVSLRISEDSLRLCLEELIDNAFKFSDCTQKVRLTGACDGDQYRLVFINKGQPFKACYYDQIAPYTQFDRQQYEQQGFGLGLAIVKRILELNQGRLCIASKSDDETTVSIWLQLDKQATIV; encoded by the coding sequence ATGGCTACACAAATCCTACTCATTGAAGACGACGTTCAGATGCGCGAAAATGTAGAAGAGCTGTTGACGTTGCAGGGATTCCAGGTAGAAACCGCTACCAATGGCCGGGAGGGAATAACTCAGGCTATGCTACACGCTCCAGACCTGATCCTTTGCGATATTATGATGCCGGAATTGAGTGGCTACCAGGTGCTTGAGGTGATCCGTACCAATCGCCTGATTGCCAATGTGCCGTTTATATTCCTTACCGCCAAATCGGATACCTCCGATATGCGACGAGGTATGGACCTGGGGGCCGATGATTACCTGACAAAGCCGTTCACCTTTCAGAATCTGCTGCGTACAATTGAAAGTCGGTTGAAGCGGGAGGATTTACGGAAAGCAGAGCTTAAAACGCAGATCGATACGTTTCGCCACAAACTAGCCTCCGTAACTGCGCATGAGTACAATACGGCTCTAGCTGGTATTATCAGTATATCATCCCTGGTCCTGGATGATTATCAGCAGTTATCCGATGAGGAAACGGTCGAAATGATGGGTATGGTCAAAGTAAGTGGCCTGCGGTTGAAACGGTCCCTGGATAACATTCAGCTTATGGATACATTACAGCAAATCGATGCATCTCGTACCAACGCCTACGCTTACTTTTCGAAAGGTAGTTGCTGTATTACAGCTAAGCAGGTCGAGGGCATCGTTCAGGCTGTGTTGTATAGACTCGACCGGACACTTAGCTACCAACTCAGTATCCAATCTGTATCGCTTCGAATTTCGGAGGATAGCCTTCGCCTATGTCTGGAAGAGTTGATTGATAACGCGTTTAAGTTCTCGGACTGCACACAAAAAGTGCGTTTGACCGGCGCATGCGATGGCGACCAGTATCGACTTGTGTTTATCAATAAAGGGCAACCCTTTAAGGCATGTTACTACGACCAGATCGCGCCCTACACCCAGTTTGATCGTCAGCAATACGAGCAGCAAGGATTCGGGCTGGGCCTGGCGATTGTCAAACGGATTTTAGAATTGAATCAGGGCCGACTGTGTATTGCCAGCAAATCGGACGATGAGACGACTGTGTCAATATGGTTGCAACTGGATAAGCAGGCCACTATAGTCTGA
- a CDS encoding response regulator — translation MNAFHKPLIYLVDNDQDEHFLAQSISDEQTESYAIRCFSDGADLITQLTHRLDSRFPDLILLDLSMPILSGYDVLRLLKGDPDWKGIPVIVYSASTDRLARKRCLELGCSVFLDKSSFYQNDEDVLTSLMILPLTTHEN, via the coding sequence ATGAATGCATTCCACAAACCACTGATTTATCTGGTTGATAATGACCAGGATGAGCATTTTCTGGCGCAATCCATTTCTGACGAACAAACTGAGTCGTATGCTATCCGCTGTTTTAGCGATGGCGCAGATCTGATTACACAGCTTACCCATCGTTTGGATTCCCGGTTTCCCGATCTGATTTTACTGGATCTGTCTATGCCTATCCTGTCTGGATATGATGTATTACGTCTGCTAAAAGGCGATCCTGACTGGAAAGGAATACCTGTTATCGTTTACAGTGCTTCGACTGACAGGCTCGCCCGAAAGCGTTGCCTGGAATTAGGCTGCTCCGTATTCCTTGATAAATCTAGTTTTTACCAGAATGATGAAGACGTATTGACATCGTTAATGATCTTGCCACTAACCACCCATGAAAACTAA
- a CDS encoding response regulator, producing MLKQILIIDDVAQIRENVAEQLALNGYDVRTAEDGITGLKQARQWLPNLILCDIMMGSVSGYQVLESIRTCPDTAHIPFIFLTAKADMANLRQGMGLGADDYLTKPFLLRDLLNAIESRLKRNYEQRRDTGAVSPYLKTIRGRDEKGYMILRIDECSYFCTHKREYFVHHPLGAFQIDTSLDTLTAKLDPAQFFRVNRHIILHRKSILNYTYWDKGKHCLLIEAGGKHQEVILPKARFRYFKNWLSA from the coding sequence ATGTTGAAGCAAATACTCATAATTGACGATGTTGCACAAATCCGGGAGAATGTAGCTGAGCAATTGGCATTGAATGGATATGACGTACGTACCGCTGAAGATGGCATAACGGGTTTGAAGCAAGCCCGTCAATGGCTTCCCAACCTGATTCTGTGCGATATAATGATGGGCAGCGTAAGCGGTTATCAGGTATTGGAGAGTATCCGCACCTGCCCGGATACGGCTCATATTCCATTTATTTTTTTAACTGCCAAAGCAGATATGGCAAATTTGCGACAAGGGATGGGGCTGGGAGCCGATGATTACCTGACAAAGCCCTTTCTGCTCCGCGATTTGCTGAATGCAATAGAGAGTCGATTGAAGAGGAATTATGAGCAGCGAAGGGATACTGGTGCTGTAAGTCCGTACTTAAAAACGATTCGGGGACGCGATGAGAAAGGGTACATGATTCTACGCATCGACGAATGTAGTTATTTCTGCACCCATAAACGGGAGTACTTTGTCCATCATCCATTAGGTGCGTTCCAGATCGATACAAGCCTCGACACATTGACTGCCAAGCTAGACCCTGCCCAGTTTTTTCGGGTAAATCGGCATATTATTTTGCACCGGAAAAGCATCCTGAACTATACGTATTGGGACAAAGGTAAGCACTGCTTATTAATAGAAGCAGGGGGCAAACATCAGGAAGTGATTTTGCCGAAAGCACGGTTTCGTTACTTTAAAAACTGGTTATCTGCTTAA
- a CDS encoding SMP-30/gluconolactonase/LRE family protein translates to MRKTLVIACMSLIACSTITQAQTIHLKPVWETDTTLRTPECVLVDPAKKVLYVACINGNPTLQNKGSYLAKVGMDGKVIKLKFTEGLNSTKGMGILGDKLYVTEMNQVAEVSLATGKILNRYPVAGAKFLNDIAIDTQKGIVYVSDSDDSKVWAITGGKPSLVLAGAPLKGPNGLLFENNQLLIGNGDGSLLSMNPATKQLTTLAKGMGGIDGIVALGNKKYVVTEWAGKIWYVQPDGKTELKLDTSKEKINSADIGYSSSNQMLYVPTFFHNTVKAYSLK, encoded by the coding sequence ATGAGAAAAACACTCGTTATCGCCTGTATGAGTCTGATTGCCTGCTCTACGATCACTCAGGCACAAACCATTCATTTAAAACCTGTTTGGGAAACCGATACTACGCTCCGAACCCCTGAATGCGTGCTGGTAGATCCTGCCAAAAAAGTGCTGTACGTAGCCTGCATCAATGGAAACCCAACCCTGCAAAACAAAGGTAGCTACCTCGCCAAAGTGGGCATGGATGGCAAGGTGATTAAGTTAAAATTCACCGAAGGTCTCAACTCCACCAAAGGGATGGGTATTCTGGGCGACAAACTGTACGTTACCGAGATGAATCAGGTGGCTGAAGTGTCGCTGGCAACAGGTAAAATACTCAATCGGTATCCGGTAGCAGGGGCTAAGTTCCTGAATGATATTGCCATCGATACCCAGAAAGGCATTGTGTATGTATCGGATTCAGATGACAGCAAGGTTTGGGCCATTACGGGTGGCAAACCAAGTCTGGTGTTGGCAGGCGCTCCGCTTAAGGGGCCGAACGGCCTTCTGTTTGAAAACAATCAACTGCTGATTGGTAATGGCGACGGCTCGTTATTGTCAATGAATCCGGCTACCAAACAACTGACAACGCTGGCTAAGGGTATGGGCGGAATCGATGGGATCGTTGCCCTGGGTAACAAAAAATACGTCGTCACGGAATGGGCGGGGAAGATTTGGTACGTACAGCCCGATGGCAAAACGGAGTTAAAACTCGATACGTCGAAAGAGAAAATCAATTCGGCCGACATTGGTTATAGCTCCAGTAACCAGATGCTTTATGTGCCAACTTTTTTTCACAATACAGTAAAAGCGTATTCGCTTAAATAG
- a CDS encoding amidohydrolase/deacetylase family metallohydrolase: MQKLILFLTLIYMSGYTADAQLYSILIKGGRLIDPKNSIDALMDVAIRDGKIVQVAKSIDASQARQVVNAKGMYVTPGLIDLHGHVFYGTEPNHYLSNGATAVAPDGFTFRTGVTTIVDAGGAGWKSFETFKQNIILTAKTRVLSFLNIVGEGMRGGKFEQDTTDMDPKQAARVAMENKNDVVGFKVAHFQGASWAPVDHAVEAGTLAGMPVMVDFGGSQPPLPLEDLFLKHLRPGDIFTHTYTLLPNNVRETIVDEDTKTVKPFVWEARKRGIVFDVGYGGASFNFSQAIPAIKSKFYPTTISTDLHTGSMNGSMKDMLSIMSKFVAMGEDIPGVIRASTWTPAQVIKRENLGHLSVGAIADVAILSMRQGNFGLYDKTGYKLMAKQKFECEMTIKGGKIVYDLNGIVSPMGLN; the protein is encoded by the coding sequence ATGCAAAAGCTTATACTATTCCTTACCCTTATCTATATGTCAGGCTATACGGCTGATGCTCAGTTGTATAGTATTCTTATTAAAGGTGGGCGCCTGATCGATCCGAAGAATAGCATTGATGCCCTGATGGATGTAGCGATTAGAGACGGTAAAATCGTGCAGGTAGCCAAGTCTATTGACGCCAGTCAGGCCAGACAGGTGGTTAATGCGAAAGGTATGTACGTAACTCCCGGCCTGATTGATTTGCATGGGCATGTATTTTACGGAACCGAACCCAACCATTACCTGAGCAATGGCGCTACGGCCGTAGCGCCCGATGGCTTCACCTTTCGTACGGGTGTTACGACCATTGTTGATGCTGGGGGGGCAGGCTGGAAATCCTTTGAAACCTTCAAGCAGAACATCATCCTAACGGCCAAAACGCGGGTATTGTCGTTCCTCAATATTGTAGGCGAGGGCATGCGGGGGGGCAAATTCGAGCAGGACACTACCGACATGGACCCGAAACAGGCGGCTCGGGTGGCCATGGAGAATAAGAACGATGTGGTTGGTTTTAAAGTGGCTCATTTTCAGGGTGCAAGCTGGGCGCCTGTCGATCATGCGGTGGAGGCTGGCACGCTGGCAGGCATGCCGGTCATGGTCGATTTCGGTGGCAGTCAACCCCCATTGCCTCTCGAAGACCTGTTTCTGAAGCACCTGCGTCCGGGCGATATTTTTACGCACACCTATACGTTATTGCCCAACAATGTCCGGGAAACAATTGTGGATGAAGACACCAAAACCGTAAAACCGTTTGTTTGGGAGGCCCGCAAACGAGGTATTGTGTTTGATGTGGGCTATGGTGGAGCTAGTTTTAATTTCTCGCAGGCGATTCCGGCTATCAAAAGCAAGTTTTATCCAACCACCATCAGTACCGACTTGCATACAGGCAGTATGAATGGCTCCATGAAAGACATGCTTAGTATCATGTCGAAATTCGTAGCGATGGGAGAGGATATTCCTGGTGTGATCCGGGCCAGCACCTGGACTCCGGCGCAGGTCATCAAACGCGAAAACCTGGGGCATCTCTCGGTCGGAGCCATTGCCGATGTGGCTATTCTGAGTATGCGACAGGGTAATTTTGGCCTGTATGATAAAACAGGCTATAAACTAATGGCTAAACAAAAGTTTGAATGCGAAATGACCATCAAAGGCGGAAAGATCGTCTATGACCTGAATGGGATCGTCAGCCCGATGGGCTTAAACTGA
- a CDS encoding SAM-dependent methyltransferase encodes MTTIKNNWYEDFFAGLNCEMWERAMTPEWTQREVDFLVKELEIAPGANVLDIPCGFGRHAVELVKRGFNLTGVDISAEFMQALRNQLAAEQLSMNLILGDILTIELPLGFDGAYCLGNSFGYVAHEGMQVFVSKVAEALKPGSRLVINSGLLAESILPNFPRTKQYVLGDLLMDIHNGYNIDESCLTTELTYTRAGKVETHYFKHYVYTLAEMKRLLANFGLQTIAVYNSTDGIVYQMGDPQVYLVAEKM; translated from the coding sequence ATGACAACAATTAAAAATAATTGGTACGAAGATTTTTTTGCAGGCCTGAACTGCGAAATGTGGGAAAGAGCCATGACGCCAGAATGGACACAGCGTGAAGTTGATTTCCTTGTCAAAGAACTGGAAATCGCCCCCGGTGCTAACGTACTGGATATTCCCTGCGGATTTGGCCGGCATGCAGTCGAACTAGTCAAACGAGGATTTAACCTGACAGGTGTGGATATTTCCGCTGAGTTTATGCAAGCTCTTCGCAATCAACTGGCAGCTGAACAACTGTCGATGAACCTGATTCTGGGTGATATTCTGACAATAGAGTTGCCTTTGGGTTTTGATGGGGCATACTGTTTAGGAAATAGCTTTGGGTACGTAGCGCACGAGGGCATGCAGGTGTTTGTCAGTAAAGTGGCTGAGGCTCTAAAGCCGGGATCGCGATTAGTAATTAATTCGGGCCTGCTCGCCGAAAGCATTTTGCCTAATTTTCCGCGTACGAAGCAGTACGTTCTGGGCGACCTGCTAATGGATATTCACAATGGATATAACATCGACGAGAGTTGCCTGACTACAGAACTTACCTATACTAGAGCAGGAAAGGTGGAAACCCACTACTTCAAACACTATGTGTATACGCTTGCTGAGATGAAACGGCTGCTGGCAAACTTCGGCTTACAAACAATAGCGGTCTATAACTCAACCGACGGGATCGTCTACCAAATGGGTGATCCACAAGTATATCTTGTTGCCGAGAAAATGTAG
- a CDS encoding M12 family metallopeptidase, with product MKTKLISILLYAFVCSLLSCSQNTTEKEQEVSPKVNVTRPEEAFPLQQGLPETGMLNGEEIAYSLINGQAVFQSDILIKPDSINGAADLHTEGTGRSKVSSRWPNKIVYYAIDPALPNQARVTDAIAHWEANTPIRFVLRTTQRGYVLFRPGPGCSSNVGYIGSVQYINLSSMCTTGNTIHEIGHTIGLWHEQSRADRDVYVTINTANILPGYESDFQTYVQRGMDGFDYAGELDLSSIMMYGSYDFSRNGLPTMTRKDGSTFISQRQGLSALDINTVKSMYP from the coding sequence ATGAAAACTAAATTAATCTCTATATTGCTTTATGCATTTGTCTGTAGCTTACTGAGTTGCTCGCAGAATACAACTGAAAAAGAGCAGGAAGTTAGCCCAAAAGTAAACGTTACCCGTCCTGAAGAAGCATTCCCTCTTCAACAGGGGCTACCAGAAACAGGTATGCTGAATGGGGAGGAAATTGCGTATTCCCTCATCAACGGTCAGGCAGTTTTTCAGAGCGATATCCTGATAAAGCCAGACTCGATTAATGGGGCAGCCGATCTGCATACAGAGGGAACCGGCCGCTCGAAAGTATCTTCTCGCTGGCCCAACAAAATCGTTTATTACGCTATTGATCCAGCACTCCCCAATCAGGCTCGGGTAACCGACGCGATTGCTCACTGGGAAGCTAATACTCCAATTCGGTTTGTGCTCCGTACCACCCAGCGAGGGTATGTCTTATTTCGACCTGGTCCAGGTTGCTCGTCCAACGTGGGATATATCGGCAGTGTCCAATACATAAACCTGTCGAGTATGTGCACCACCGGTAATACGATTCATGAGATTGGTCACACCATTGGGTTGTGGCACGAACAGAGCCGGGCAGACCGGGATGTGTACGTTACCATAAATACAGCTAATATACTGCCTGGTTATGAGTCCGATTTCCAGACGTACGTTCAACGAGGAATGGATGGGTTCGATTACGCAGGGGAGCTGGATTTAAGCTCAATCATGATGTACGGTTCCTATGACTTTTCGAGAAATGGTTTACCGACGATGACAAGAAAAGATGGATCGACGTTTATAAGTCAGCGTCAGGGTTTGTCGGCACTAGATATCAATACGGTAAAATCCATGTACCCTTAG